The following are encoded in a window of Rhizobium sp. 11515TR genomic DNA:
- the nagZ gene encoding beta-N-acetylhexosaminidase, with protein sequence MTESKSMILGCSGHTITPEERSFYKEEQPWGFILFGRNISEPAQIADLVASLRDSVGRDAPVFIDQEGGRVQRIRPPILPHYPSGQALGDIYRQDRERGLRAAWLMSRLHSFDLLKFGINVDCLPVIDVPVEGSSNVIGNRAYGSDPVTVTEMGRAAAEGLKAGGMLPVMKHMPGHGRGFADSHHELPVVSVPRAELEAHDFAPFVAMKDELMAMTCHVVFTDIDPENPATTSRKVIEEIIRGYIGFQGLLLSDDTSMNALKGTIGERAANIIAGGCDIVLHCNGVMDEMQQVVRNVPALAGASLKRAKAVEAAFGRNDGADEASIRAEFDAMFAVA encoded by the coding sequence ATGACCGAATCGAAATCCATGATCCTCGGCTGTAGCGGCCACACCATCACGCCCGAAGAGCGATCCTTCTATAAGGAGGAGCAGCCATGGGGCTTCATCCTGTTCGGACGCAATATTTCCGAACCGGCACAGATCGCCGATCTCGTTGCGTCTTTGCGCGATAGCGTCGGACGCGACGCTCCGGTTTTCATCGACCAGGAAGGCGGCAGGGTGCAGCGCATTCGCCCGCCGATCCTGCCACATTATCCCTCGGGGCAGGCACTCGGCGATATCTATCGCCAGGATCGCGAACGAGGCCTGCGTGCCGCATGGCTGATGTCGCGGCTTCATTCCTTCGATCTGTTGAAATTCGGCATCAATGTCGATTGCCTGCCGGTGATTGACGTGCCTGTTGAGGGATCGAGCAACGTCATCGGCAATCGCGCCTATGGCTCCGATCCGGTGACAGTGACCGAGATGGGGCGTGCTGCGGCGGAAGGTCTAAAAGCCGGCGGTATGCTGCCCGTGATGAAGCACATGCCCGGCCATGGCCGCGGTTTTGCGGATTCGCATCACGAGTTGCCTGTCGTCTCGGTACCACGCGCGGAGCTGGAGGCGCATGATTTCGCTCCCTTCGTTGCAATGAAGGACGAACTCATGGCGATGACCTGCCATGTCGTTTTTACCGATATCGATCCGGAAAACCCGGCCACGACGTCGCGCAAGGTGATCGAGGAGATCATCCGCGGATATATCGGTTTCCAGGGGCTGCTCCTGTCGGACGATACCTCGATGAATGCGCTGAAAGGCACGATCGGCGAACGTGCAGCAAATATTATTGCGGGCGGATGCGATATCGTGCTGCATTGCAATGGCGTCATGGACGAAATGCAGCAGGTGGTTCGCAATGTTCCTGCTTTGGCAGGGGCGTCGCTGAAACGTGCCAAGGCGGTCGAAGCGGCATTCGGCAGAAATGATGGCGCCGATGAAGCCTCTATTCGGGCGGAATTCGACGCGATGTTCGCAGTGGCGTAA
- a CDS encoding segregation and condensation protein A produces the protein MDKLWQEGETQRGSHEPSLVVDLAGFEGPLDLLLHLARNQKVDLSRISVLALAEQYLQFIESARRIRIELAADYLVMAAWLAYLKSKLLIPQQSKEDGPTGEEMAATLAFRLKRLEAMRDAATDLVNRNRLGRDIFARGAPEHIPDRRQSAFDASLYDLLTAYASLRQRQAVTQVTIEKRRVWSLADARVILDRMIGEITDWTALEHYLLSYMTTSSERVTAIASAFAASLELVREGQLEIRQEGAFQPLYMRRGPKHSSLEAAE, from the coding sequence ATGGACAAGCTCTGGCAGGAGGGTGAGACGCAGCGCGGCTCGCATGAGCCGTCGCTTGTTGTCGACCTCGCCGGCTTTGAAGGACCGCTTGATCTGCTGCTGCATTTGGCGCGCAACCAGAAGGTCGATCTGTCCCGTATCTCAGTTCTGGCGCTGGCCGAACAGTATCTTCAGTTCATCGAGAGTGCGCGGCGTATCCGCATCGAGCTTGCGGCCGATTATCTCGTCATGGCCGCTTGGCTCGCTTATCTGAAATCCAAGCTGCTGATCCCGCAGCAGAGTAAAGAAGACGGACCGACCGGCGAGGAGATGGCGGCGACGCTCGCCTTCCGCCTGAAGCGCCTGGAAGCCATGCGCGATGCTGCCACCGATCTCGTCAATCGCAACCGCCTCGGCCGCGATATCTTCGCACGTGGTGCGCCGGAACATATTCCGGATCGACGCCAATCCGCCTTCGACGCCAGCCTCTATGATCTGCTCACCGCCTACGCCAGCCTGCGTCAGCGTCAGGCCGTGACCCAGGTGACGATCGAGAAGCGCCGCGTCTGGTCGCTGGCCGATGCCCGCGTTATTCTGGACCGAATGATCGGCGAAATCACCGATTGGACGGCCCTGGAACATTACCTGCTGAGCTACATGACGACTTCCAGCGAGCGGGTGACGGCGATTGCCAGCGCCTTTGCGGCATCGCTGGAGCTGGTGCGCGAGGGGCAACTGGAAATTCGCCAGGAAGGCGCGTTTCAGCCGCTTTACATGCGGCGCGGGCCGAAGCATTCGTCGCTGGAAGCAGCGGAATAG
- the tatB gene encoding Sec-independent protein translocase protein TatB, whose product MFDIGWSELVVIGVVALVVIGPKELPSTLRTIGKMTARARKVAGEFRAQFDEAMREADLDDVRQTIADAQKLNPVNSLREAMNPLREMGNEIKADLQRAATPDKAAPAATPLPSEPVPGVSSGLPEALAATSTMPAASSNPSPAAAPEAVSAAVPQPVAAVSDAAKTPKAARKPRAKAPAKTEDVAAAAVQTPVVTEKPKRAPRKVAVAAAVEKTPPAPRKRPTATASKATPKTPRKKDQA is encoded by the coding sequence ATGTTCGATATAGGCTGGTCCGAGCTGGTGGTTATTGGCGTCGTGGCCTTGGTGGTGATTGGCCCCAAGGAGTTGCCGTCGACATTGCGGACCATCGGTAAGATGACGGCGCGGGCCAGGAAGGTCGCTGGCGAATTCCGCGCTCAGTTCGACGAAGCCATGCGCGAGGCGGATCTGGACGATGTGCGCCAGACGATCGCCGATGCGCAGAAGCTCAATCCGGTCAACTCGCTGCGGGAAGCCATGAACCCGCTGCGGGAAATGGGCAATGAGATAAAGGCAGATCTGCAGCGTGCGGCAACGCCGGACAAAGCAGCCCCGGCCGCGACACCATTGCCGTCCGAGCCGGTTCCGGGCGTCTCGTCCGGCCTGCCGGAAGCACTTGCGGCCACGTCCACAATGCCTGCCGCTTCGAGCAATCCGTCGCCGGCGGCGGCTCCAGAGGCGGTGTCCGCAGCCGTTCCGCAGCCGGTGGCCGCTGTGAGTGACGCTGCAAAGACGCCGAAGGCCGCTCGCAAGCCTCGCGCCAAGGCCCCGGCCAAGACCGAGGATGTTGCGGCTGCCGCCGTCCAGACGCCCGTCGTCACGGAAAAACCAAAGCGAGCCCCGCGCAAGGTCGCGGTCGCTGCTGCCGTAGAGAAGACGCCCCCAGCTCCCAGGAAGCGTCCGACTGCGACAGCCAGCAAGGCGACGCCTAAAACGCCCAGGAAGAAGGACCAGGCATGA
- a CDS encoding SPOR domain-containing protein — translation MAEKQLAYRASGNDEFFADDDPLAELARIVGFEPRPAAQATPAAQRQEPAFNLEDELLREFERYDTPRMSPANDIAAPVEQVSPPSHEEVVLSAEPVQAEPRLEEPKFEELAPQPAAPVKPTIGARDLIDELEMSIAPVLQPAPKAAPVEPQAAAQKPTPQSAAATIRLPLANFALATPATSREQFTPAAAPAVAQPAPQTTSDEALFDDAIDFEAFDPVEPPRASEAVSQPAASQPAAAVFQAPEPPKVAKADPAALSAEIDALLADVNRYPVPSRANAPAAKEEPDFGNFGASFSEPAELSAAPVAAVRHDEPKPITFGAEDPFAGQDFEFDLADIEMELAGLDFAEAEKSPAAHQQAPTAPIAPIAEPILSRATPVAPDPAVPVMAAAAPQPMRPAPAPAAPAVNVAHAATTAAPVFEADQPLPFDPTEISETEDRVETFEGSHVPHLPAIEPEEPISVPSEFDFDLDSEMASLLGTPAKEAAPEPIKPAAAAALGGAAVAASWSKNAAAQPAAPVAKQPIEEFDEFERALEEDFRRSYREAATPVENVARMTLNPAANRRPVRSVRGMVTTAAVIVVLGVGAYGAYSWIRHGAPISSFSGEPRVIAADSDPVKVAPENPGGTVVPNQDKAVYDRVAGDSTAAPKQKELVSSNEQPVDVVQKTLIPEAVSPDDSDGDQVTSTPVGETEDPRLLPNQNGGNTNVAANNDDQVPSVSPRKVRTMIVKPDGSLVPRDEPVADTTTAAAKPANNQVASTNSRPSQANTPAAAQSDNTDAASAESTPIRVVKTNPVPTTRPEPAAKANTAAPAPQAQAQAQAQPKVQPKQVASASPAAAPAVTSAAGGGAYGVQIASLPTEADAQKSQANLKVKFASIIGNHPLEIRKADIAGKGTYYRVRVVAGSKDEAAAICTRYRAAGGTCLISK, via the coding sequence ATGGCAGAAAAACAGTTGGCGTATCGCGCAAGCGGAAACGACGAGTTCTTTGCGGATGATGATCCGCTCGCAGAACTCGCTCGTATCGTGGGTTTTGAGCCGCGCCCCGCTGCTCAGGCAACTCCTGCGGCTCAACGGCAGGAACCCGCCTTCAACCTGGAAGACGAGCTTCTTCGCGAATTCGAACGCTACGATACGCCGCGAATGAGTCCGGCAAATGACATCGCTGCTCCCGTCGAGCAGGTGTCGCCGCCGAGCCATGAAGAGGTTGTGCTCTCCGCCGAGCCGGTGCAGGCCGAGCCCCGGCTTGAAGAGCCGAAGTTCGAAGAACTTGCGCCGCAGCCTGCGGCTCCGGTGAAGCCGACGATCGGCGCTCGCGATTTGATCGACGAGCTGGAAATGTCGATCGCGCCGGTTCTGCAGCCAGCGCCGAAGGCTGCGCCTGTCGAGCCGCAGGCGGCTGCGCAGAAGCCGACACCGCAATCCGCTGCCGCCACCATACGGTTGCCGCTTGCCAACTTTGCCCTGGCAACGCCTGCCACCTCGCGTGAGCAGTTCACGCCGGCGGCCGCGCCTGCTGTTGCCCAGCCGGCGCCGCAAACCACGTCTGACGAAGCGTTGTTCGATGATGCCATTGATTTCGAGGCGTTTGATCCTGTCGAGCCTCCGCGCGCTTCGGAAGCCGTCTCGCAGCCTGCTGCATCCCAGCCGGCTGCGGCCGTCTTCCAGGCACCAGAGCCGCCAAAGGTCGCGAAGGCCGATCCGGCTGCGCTTTCCGCCGAGATCGATGCCCTGCTGGCCGATGTGAATCGCTATCCGGTTCCATCCAGAGCCAATGCGCCTGCAGCGAAGGAAGAGCCGGATTTCGGCAATTTCGGTGCGTCGTTTTCCGAGCCTGCAGAGTTGTCCGCCGCTCCCGTGGCAGCCGTACGGCATGACGAGCCGAAACCCATTACCTTCGGTGCGGAGGACCCCTTTGCCGGTCAGGACTTCGAATTCGATCTGGCTGATATCGAAATGGAACTTGCCGGCCTCGATTTCGCTGAAGCCGAAAAGTCTCCCGCTGCGCATCAGCAGGCTCCGACCGCTCCGATCGCTCCGATCGCAGAGCCGATCCTTTCCCGCGCAACACCGGTCGCTCCGGACCCTGCCGTTCCGGTGATGGCCGCCGCAGCGCCGCAGCCGATGCGACCCGCACCGGCGCCTGCTGCGCCTGCTGTAAATGTTGCCCATGCCGCAACCACGGCAGCGCCCGTATTCGAGGCCGACCAGCCTCTGCCGTTCGATCCCACGGAAATCTCCGAGACGGAGGATCGTGTCGAAACCTTCGAGGGTTCGCATGTTCCGCATCTGCCGGCGATCGAGCCGGAGGAGCCGATCTCTGTTCCGTCAGAATTTGATTTCGATCTCGATTCGGAAATGGCGAGCCTGCTCGGTACGCCGGCCAAGGAAGCCGCGCCCGAGCCGATCAAGCCGGCCGCTGCGGCTGCGCTTGGCGGTGCTGCTGTTGCCGCTTCCTGGTCGAAAAATGCGGCGGCCCAGCCTGCTGCGCCCGTCGCAAAGCAGCCGATCGAGGAGTTCGACGAGTTCGAGCGTGCGCTGGAAGAGGACTTCCGCCGCAGCTATCGTGAAGCGGCGACGCCTGTCGAGAACGTTGCCAGGATGACCTTGAATCCCGCCGCAAACCGTCGCCCGGTCCGCTCCGTGCGCGGCATGGTAACGACCGCCGCCGTCATCGTTGTTCTCGGCGTCGGTGCCTATGGCGCCTACAGCTGGATCCGTCACGGCGCGCCGATCTCCAGCTTCTCCGGAGAGCCGCGCGTGATTGCGGCCGACAGCGATCCGGTCAAGGTCGCTCCCGAAAATCCGGGTGGCACCGTCGTTCCGAATCAGGACAAGGCCGTCTACGATCGCGTCGCTGGCGATAGTACGGCGGCGCCGAAGCAGAAGGAGCTTGTCTCCTCCAACGAGCAGCCGGTTGACGTCGTCCAGAAGACGCTGATTCCCGAGGCGGTATCGCCTGACGACAGCGACGGCGATCAGGTGACGTCGACGCCGGTCGGTGAAACCGAAGATCCGCGCCTGCTGCCGAACCAGAATGGTGGAAACACCAACGTCGCCGCCAACAACGACGATCAGGTGCCGTCCGTCTCTCCGCGCAAGGTGCGTACGATGATCGTCAAGCCGGATGGTTCGCTGGTTCCGCGCGACGAGCCGGTTGCCGATACGACGACTGCAGCCGCCAAGCCGGCGAACAATCAGGTCGCATCGACCAATTCGCGCCCGTCTCAGGCAAATACTCCGGCAGCAGCCCAGTCGGATAATACCGACGCTGCCAGCGCCGAAAGCACGCCGATCCGCGTCGTGAAGACGAACCCGGTTCCGACGACACGTCCCGAGCCTGCCGCCAAGGCCAATACGGCTGCTCCGGCCCCGCAGGCTCAAGCCCAAGCTCAAGCTCAGCCCAAGGTTCAGCCGAAGCAGGTCGCATCTGCTAGCCCGGCGGCAGCCCCGGCTGTGACCTCCGCCGCGGGCGGCGGCGCTTACGGCGTGCAGATCGCATCTCTGCCGACCGAAGCCGACGCGCAGAAGTCGCAGGCGAACCTCAAGGTCAAGTTCGCCAGCATTATCGGCAATCATCCGCTGGAGATTCGCAAGGCCGACATCGCCGGCAAGGGCACCTACTATCGCGTCCGCGTCGTCGCCGGCTCGAAGGATGAGGCCGCGGCCATCTGCACCCGCTATCGCGCCGCCGGCGGCACCTGCCTGATTTCGAAGTGA
- a CDS encoding twin-arginine translocase TatA/TatE family subunit — protein sequence MGSLSIWHWLIVLAIALLLFGRGKIPELMGDVAKGIKSFKKGMSDDEDTSTQTASRTVEHKADETK from the coding sequence ATGGGTTCTCTAAGCATATGGCACTGGCTCATCGTCCTGGCCATCGCGCTGTTGTTGTTCGGCCGTGGAAAGATCCCGGAGCTGATGGGTGATGTCGCAAAGGGCATCAAGAGCTTCAAGAAGGGCATGAGCGACGACGAGGATACGTCGACGCAGACGGCGTCCCGTACGGTCGAGCATAAGGCTGACGAAACGAAGTAA
- the argS gene encoding arginine--tRNA ligase, which translates to MNLFTDFEVRIKNALEQIDIVREKRSEVDFGRIGVEPPRDASHGDVATNAAMVLSKPLGTNPRALAEIIVAKLKEDADVAEVSVAGPGFINIRLSVGYWQRLLATMISEGEKFGRSKLGAGQKVNVEYVSANPTGPMHVGHCRGAVVGDALANLLAFSGYEVTKEYYINDAGSQIDVLARSVFVRYREALGEQVGEIPAGLYPGDYLVPVGEALAKEFGTKLRGMPEEQWLTIVKDRAIDAMMAMIREDLQALNVHHDVFFSERTLHANGAALIRTAINDLTFKGYVYKGALPPPKGQLPEDWEDREQTLFRSTEVGDDIDRPLIKSDGSYTYFAADVAYFKNKFDRGFNEMIYILGADHGGYVKRLEAVARGVSDGAAKLTVLLCQLVKLYRNGEPVKMSKRSGDFVTLREVVDEVGRDSVRFMMLYRKNSEPLDFDFAKVTEQSKDNPVFYVQYAHARCMSVFRQAREAFPDLDIASLDLSKAVVGAISDPAELQLVAKIAEFPRIIEAAAQSQEPHRIAFYLYDLASSFHGHWNKGKDLPELRFVNDKNRELSIARLGLVYAVASVLKSGLGITGTAAPDEMR; encoded by the coding sequence ATGAACCTTTTCACCGACTTCGAAGTAAGAATTAAGAACGCTCTCGAACAAATTGATATTGTGCGAGAAAAGCGATCGGAAGTCGACTTCGGACGTATTGGCGTGGAACCGCCGCGAGATGCCAGCCATGGCGATGTCGCCACCAATGCGGCCATGGTTCTTTCCAAGCCGCTGGGCACAAATCCGCGTGCGCTTGCCGAAATCATCGTCGCCAAGCTGAAGGAAGATGCCGACGTCGCCGAGGTTTCGGTCGCAGGCCCCGGCTTCATCAATATCCGTCTTTCGGTCGGCTACTGGCAGCGGCTGCTGGCAACGATGATCTCCGAGGGCGAGAAGTTCGGCCGCTCCAAGCTCGGCGCGGGGCAGAAGGTCAACGTCGAATATGTTTCGGCCAATCCGACAGGGCCTATGCATGTCGGCCATTGCCGCGGCGCCGTCGTCGGCGATGCGCTGGCGAACCTGCTGGCCTTCTCGGGCTATGAGGTGACCAAGGAATACTACATCAACGACGCCGGCTCGCAGATAGATGTGCTGGCGCGCTCCGTCTTCGTTCGCTATCGCGAGGCGCTGGGCGAGCAGGTCGGCGAGATTCCGGCCGGCCTCTATCCCGGCGATTATCTGGTTCCCGTCGGTGAAGCGCTCGCCAAGGAATTCGGCACCAAGCTGCGCGGCATGCCGGAAGAGCAGTGGCTTACGATCGTCAAGGATCGTGCCATCGACGCGATGATGGCGATGATCAGGGAAGATCTGCAGGCGCTGAACGTCCATCACGACGTGTTTTTTTCCGAACGCACCCTGCATGCCAATGGCGCGGCACTGATCCGAACCGCGATCAACGACCTGACTTTCAAGGGCTATGTCTACAAGGGCGCGCTGCCGCCGCCGAAGGGACAGCTGCCGGAAGATTGGGAGGATCGCGAGCAGACGCTCTTCCGCTCGACAGAAGTGGGCGACGATATAGACCGGCCACTGATCAAGTCGGACGGTTCCTATACTTACTTCGCTGCCGACGTTGCTTACTTCAAGAACAAGTTCGACCGCGGCTTCAACGAGATGATCTACATCCTCGGCGCCGACCATGGCGGCTACGTCAAGCGGCTGGAGGCGGTTGCCCGCGGCGTTTCCGATGGTGCTGCGAAGCTGACTGTGCTGCTGTGCCAGCTCGTCAAGCTCTACCGCAATGGAGAGCCGGTAAAGATGTCGAAGCGCTCCGGCGATTTCGTCACGCTGCGGGAAGTCGTCGATGAAGTTGGCCGCGATTCGGTGCGCTTCATGATGCTTTATCGGAAGAATTCCGAGCCTCTGGATTTCGATTTCGCCAAGGTTACAGAGCAGTCGAAGGACAATCCGGTCTTCTACGTGCAGTACGCGCATGCCCGCTGTATGTCCGTCTTCCGTCAGGCCAGGGAAGCCTTCCCGGACCTCGATATTGCCTCGCTCGACCTATCTAAGGCGGTCGTAGGCGCCATCTCCGATCCCGCTGAATTGCAGTTGGTTGCGAAGATTGCGGAATTCCCGCGAATCATCGAAGCTGCAGCACAGTCGCAAGAGCCGCATCGCATTGCTTTTTATCTTTACGATCTGGCCAGTTCCTTCCATGGACACTGGAATAAAGGTAAAGATTTACCGGAATTACGTTTTGTTAACGATAAGAACCGAGAATTGAGCATTGCCAGACTTGGGCTGGTGTACGCTGTCGCGTCGGTTTTGAAGTCGGGTCTTGGTATAACCGGGACCGCAGCACCAGACGAAATGCGATAA
- the scpB gene encoding SMC-Scp complex subunit ScpB, protein MEHEAEAPDVDDRRLSEAERIAEALVFASAQPVSEAFIAERVARGVDIPAVMQKLKADYAMRGVNLVQVDGAWAFRTAADLSFMIRRDESEVRKLSRAALEVLAIIAYHQPVTRAEIEDIRGVQTSKGTLDVLMESGWVRFRGRRRTPGRPVTLGTTRDFLDHFGLEELRDLPGLEELKGAGLLSGRIPANFNIPSPLMSDELTEDEDPITQLDLEELGILPPSGASSGD, encoded by the coding sequence GTGGAGCACGAGGCGGAAGCGCCCGATGTAGACGATCGTCGGCTGAGCGAGGCCGAGCGGATCGCCGAAGCGCTGGTCTTCGCCTCGGCCCAGCCGGTCTCCGAGGCGTTCATTGCCGAGCGGGTGGCGCGCGGGGTCGATATTCCCGCCGTCATGCAGAAGCTCAAGGCCGATTACGCGATGCGCGGCGTCAATCTCGTCCAGGTGGATGGCGCCTGGGCCTTCCGCACGGCCGCGGATCTCTCCTTTATGATCCGGCGTGACGAGAGTGAGGTGCGCAAGCTGTCGCGTGCGGCCCTGGAAGTACTGGCCATTATCGCTTACCATCAGCCTGTCACACGCGCCGAGATCGAGGATATCAGAGGCGTGCAGACCTCCAAGGGCACGCTTGACGTCCTGATGGAGTCCGGTTGGGTCCGCTTCCGTGGCCGCCGCCGCACGCCGGGGCGACCGGTAACCCTTGGCACGACGCGAGATTTCCTCGATCATTTCGGTCTCGAAGAGCTGCGCGATCTACCCGGTCTCGAAGAGTTGAAGGGGGCGGGGTTGTTGTCAGGCCGGATTCCGGCCAATTTCAATATTCCTTCGCCATTGATGAGCGACGAGCTCACCGAAGACGAAGATCCGATCACGCAGCTGGATCTGGAGGAACTCGGCATCTTGCCGCCGAGCGGTGCAAGTTCCGGCGATTGA